CCGGCGACAATGACCGCACCGGTTTTCATGCTTTCCCTCCGAAAATCAGCATCGCATCTCCGTATGAATAAAAACGGTATTGTTTACTTACGGCCTCCCGGTAGGCGTTTAAAATACGGTTTCTTCCGGTAAAAGCACTCACCAGAACCAGGAGGCTCGATCGGGGCAGATGAAAGTTCGTTATCAGTGCATCAACCGACCTGAAACGGTAAGGAGGCTTGATAAAAAGATCGGTCCATCCCTCGTATGACTCCGGCGCCCCGGATGAAGATGCCGTTTCAAGCGCTCGTGCGGTTGTTGTGCCCACGACAACAACGCGGCCTTTTCCGGAGCGGCAGCTCCTGATTTTATCGACCGTGGTTTCCGTAACGATACAGTACTCGCTATGGAGCCGGTCGCTGCGTGCCTCATCTTCGGTCAAGGGTTTGAATGTTCCGATACCGACATGAAGCGTCACAGCGGCTCTTTCGACACCCATCGAAGCCAGTTTATCGAGGAGAATCCCTGAAAAATGCAGACCAGCCGTGGGAGCAGCCACTGCGCCGCGT
The bacterium genome window above contains:
- the queA gene encoding tRNA preQ1(34) S-adenosylmethionine ribosyltransferase-isomerase QueA, with product MNLAEYDYNLPVELIAQKPPEVRDQSRLMVLPEGNHPVLHTTFTNLPEFLRKGDLLVVNDTRVFPARLVGTKENTGAEIEIFLLRPYGDGTWDALSRPAKRLKEGTVIDFGNGALRAVIVEKGADGRVRTELSSDMDIDEALEKLGKTPLPPYIKREPEDFDRERYQTVYAKERGAVAAPTAGLHFSGILLDKLASMGVERAAVTLHVGIGTFKPLTEDEARSDRLHSEYCIVTETTVDKIRSCRSGKGRVVVVGTTTARALETASSSGAPESYEGWTDLFIKPPYRFRSVDALITNFHLPRSSLLVLVSAFTGRNRILNAYREAVSKQYRFYSYGDAMLIFGGKA